A single region of the Nicotiana sylvestris chromosome 6, ASM39365v2, whole genome shotgun sequence genome encodes:
- the LOC104244365 gene encoding heat stress transcription factor A-6b-like: MDHFGSIKEEFTFMSNRPQPMEGLHESGPPPFLTKTYEFVDDPSTNDVVSWSRGNNSFIVWDPQTLAMNLLPRYFKHNNFSSFVRQLNTYGFRKVNPDHWEFANEGFLRGQKHLLKKIRRRKTSNNSLNSTGNCNKASNQGMEYSSCVELGRFGLDGEIDRLRRDKQVLMMELVNLRQQQQANKSYLKSMEEKLKGTEMKQQQMMSFLAKALQNPNFVQQIMQQKDKRKQLEEEINKKRRRPIDQGPSNIKNLNIKQESDQDYGVVYGFDDLELEEDDYVDQKADIESGDKAINEGFWEDLLNENIGEDEMALLGMEEEDDEDIYGCFV, encoded by the exons ATGGATCATTTTGGTTCAATAAAGGAAGAGTTTACTTTCATGTCCAATAGGCCTCAACCAATGGAGGGTCTTCATGAGAGTGGCCCTCCACCATTTCTCACAAAGACTTACGAATTTGTCGATGATCCAAGCACCAACGATGTCGTTTCTTGGAGTAGAGGTAACAACAGTTTCATCGTTTGGGATCCTCAAACCTTGGCCATGAATCTTCTTCCAAGGTACTTCAAGCATAACAATTTCTCCAGCTTTGTCAGGCAGCTCAATACTTAT GGATTTAGGAAGGTTAATCCAGACCATTGGGAGTTTGCTAATGAAGGTTTCTTAAGGGGGCAAAAGCATCTCTTGAAGAAAATTAGGAGGAGAAAGACAAGTAATAATAGTTTAAACTCAACTGGCAACTGCAACAAGGCTTCAAACCAAGGTATGGAGTACTCTTCATGTGTTGAGTTGGGGAGGTTTGGATTAGATGGAGAAATTGATCGATTGAGGCGCGACAAGCAGGTTCTAATGATGGAACTTGTTAATCTTAGACAGCAGCAGCAGGCTAATAAATCATACCTTAAATCAATGGAAGAAAAACTTAAAGGGACAGAAATGAAGCAGCAGCAGATGATGAGTTTCTTGGCCAAAGCATTACAGAATCCAAACTTTGTGCAGCAGATAATGCAGCAAAAGGATAAAAGGAAACAACTTGAGgaagaaatcaacaagaaaagaaggAGGCCAATTGATCAAGGTCCTAGCAATATTAAAAATCTTAATATAAAGCAAGAATCTGATCAAGATTATGGCgttgtttatggatttgatgattTAGAACTGGAGGAAGATGACTATGTTGATCAGAAAGCAGATATAGAAAGTGGagataaagcaattaatgaaggATTTTGGGAGGACTTGTTGAATGAAAATATTGGTGAAGATGAGATGGCTTTACTTGGTATGGAAGAAGAGGATGACGAAGATATATATGGATGTTTTGTCTGA